The Desulfovibrio sp. JC010 nucleotide sequence CACCTGAGGAGATTATCGCCAACCCGGATTCAGTTACCGGGAAGTTTTTGATTTAAGAATTCCAAATACCATGTTGGCTCCAAACAGGATAAAATAGGTGTGCTAAACATCTAACCCTGAAGGAGGACCAACATGGCAGGTAAGAAAATATCATCAATTGTTAAGTTTGTAAGTAACTCTATGGATATGTCCTTTTAATTGGACACCGTGAATACGATCTCCTTAAAACTTATACTTCAAATTAAAAAACGCTCCGAAAGCGGCTTCCTGATCTTCTGCCCCGAACTTGTTTCCATGCTTGTCGAAAAACTTGGTCTCACGGGAGAATACGTATTCCGGGCCGATAGAAATAGAGCAGTTCTTGACCGGCTGGTAGTCATAATAGACCCCGACTTTCATGCTGCTGGTCTCTACGTATCCGGCATCGGAAACAGTGCTGTCGTCTTTTAAGCGGTAGGTTTTGCCGTCAAAATTGAAAGCCGCACGCAGGGTGTTGGCATCGTTGAAAGAATAACCGACCTCTGTAGCGGGCATGCCGAGGTTCATGAAATAGCCGGAACCGTCTTCAGCGTAATCGGTAAAGTTGATGCCGAAATATGGCATGGCCGAATAGCGGATGGCGTTTGCAAAACCGCGCACCCCGATAAGTGCTCGCCAGTTGTCATTGAAAACATAGCCGATGTGTCCGCGCAAGGCTCCACCAAAGGAATCTTCCATTTCCTCTTCAAAAGCGGATGTTCCGGTAATGCCGACCCCGTAGAACCAGTTCTTGTTGATGGCACCGTTAAAATTATAACCGATGCTCAAGCGATGCAGGGTATTCCACGGATCGTCCTGCCCGTTACCGAAGTTGAGCTGGTCCACATTGTCCCATGAGTAATGCTGTGCTTCGTAGCTCAGTGAGAATCCCCCGGCTTTCAGACGGGCCTGCCCGCCGATAACAGAGGATGAGCCGTCACTGTCCTTGTAGTCAGCATCGGAAATATATTTTCCGGTAGCCCGGATGGATACGGGCTCAAATAGGCTGTGCTCTCCGGCTGC carries:
- a CDS encoding DUF6268 family outer membrane beta-barrel protein translates to MIKITNILLAFMIVCCASSAAAGEHSLFEPVSIRATGKYISDADYKDSDGSSSVIGGQARLKAGGFSLSYEAQHYSWDNVDQLNFGNGQDDPWNTLHRLSIGYNFNGAINKNWFYGVGITGTSAFEEEMEDSFGGALRGHIGYVFNDNWRALIGVRGFANAIRYSAMPYFGINFTDYAEDGSGYFMNLGMPATEVGYSFNDANTLRAAFNFDGKTYRLKDDSTVSDAGYVETSSMKVGVYYDYQPVKNCSISIGPEYVFSRETKFFDKHGNKFGAEDQEAAFGAFFNLKYKF